Proteins from a single region of Sesamum indicum cultivar Zhongzhi No. 13 linkage group LG5, S_indicum_v1.0, whole genome shotgun sequence:
- the LOC105161775 gene encoding serine/threonine-protein kinase D6PKL1, with protein sequence MGSFHGNCEILEVEDEQSRARWPQASQQVRGQDGEQKPPIWKKGSNNYLEDDINRLFEAVNLRTSKSLDLSDSRRNASKKPMRATGSHSPVIGFSEPVSLKQALRGMCISQAAEMAAVKRLSLPASPRISEAGKITNMYRSVVVETGCSLVGGGEQRIEISLVPEESTSSSSRTVSRLVQDSLVKSPTQSSSPSPTSGAKPVINIKHSSKDSGQPPAECSDVGLSLVEGNIATSSTNMPSSHLQEPKHNEIGPALEVDKQLLGTGPEEEDCSSVSALSHNNARDNFSKQDKKNSGFNKVASVPSKDSATSLKVVDNAAPKLRRKSRLQTVSSSSLVKGNRDVSSTRNTYRAVKPVIRNKNLIIKKSKKVAASTDGISETSFEVNSGQDHISGQFICQRCQCSLRDTSKNSGKDPPDTARAKFLTVSMDSDASRSDSIPTGFVNQNTSVFKTNMTPKSCEKGDISLSSKSSICDFSSSTTSFSEESNLSGSTCSSRPHMSKDTRWEAINHIRKQYGFLGLSHFNLLKKLGSGDIGTVYLAELIGTNSPFAIKVMDNEFLARRKKMPRAQTEREILRMLDHPFLPTLYAQFTSDNLSCLVMEFCPGGDLHVLRQKQPGRYFPEQAARFYVAEVLLALEYLHMLGIVYRDLKPENILVREDGHIMLTDFDLSLRCSVSPTLVKSSSSVMEPPRVSGPCAGSNCIDPFCTGPSCKMSCFSPRFLPAATRARKLKADAVAQARSLPQLVAEPTEARSNSFVGTHEYLAPEIIKGEGHGSAVDWWTLGVFLYELLYGKTPFKGAGNEETLANVVLQNLKFPNAPMVSFQARDLIRGLLVKEPENRLGTETGAAEIKRHPFFEGLNWALIRCAIPPQVPEFYDVGNPQVASLEKGKRFLDYGGTGEHVEFELF encoded by the exons ATGGGTTCTTTTCATGGGAATTGTGAGATACTTGAGGTAGAGGATGAACAGAGTAGAGCCCGATGGCCACAAGCATCCCAGCAAGTAAGAGGACAGGACGGAGAGCAGAAGCCTCCGATCTGGAAAAAAGGGTCCAACAACTATTTGGAAGATGATATCAACAGGCTTTTTGAAGCAGTCAATCTCAGAACATCCAAGAGTCTGGATCTCTCAGACTCGAGGAGGAATGCTTCAAAGAAGCCGATGCGGGCTACTGGTTCTCATTCACCTGTAATTGGATTTTCCGAGCCCGTCTCTCTGAAGCAGGCTTTGAGGGGCATGTGCATTTCTCAGGCAGCAGAGATGGCTGCCGTGAAACGGTTGTCGCTGCCAGCATCTCCTAGAATCTCAGAAGCTGGGAAAATCACTAATATGTATAGGTCTGTCGTAGTCGAAACTGGTTGCTCCCTAGTTGGAGGTGGAGAACAAAGGATAGAGATTTCTTTGGTGCCAGAAGAAAGCACCTCAAGTTCTTCTCGTACAGTGTCTCGGTTGGTTCAAGATTCTCTGGTGAAGTCACCAACCCAAAGTTCGAGCCCCTCTCCTACTTCCGGTGCTAAACCAGTTATAAACATCAAACATAGTTCCAAAGACTCGGGTCAGCCACCGGCTGAATGTAGTGATGTTGGATTATCTCTAGTAGAAGGAAATATAGCTACAAGTTCTACCAATATGCCATCTTCGCACCTTCAAGAGCCAAAGCATAATGAGATTGGACCTGCTTTAGAAGTTGATAAACAGTTGCTAGGAACAGGTCCAGAGGAAGAAGACTGCAGTTCAGTCTCTGCTCTGTCTCATAATAATGCTcgtgataatttttcaaagcaAGACAAGAAAAATTCTGGCTTCAACAAAGTAGCAAGTGTTCCAAGTAAGGATTCTGCCACTTCGCTGAAAGTAGTAGACAATGCTGCCCCAAAGCTGAGACGAAAATCTAGGTTACAGACAGTATCTTCATCCAGTCTGGTAAAAGGCAACAGAGATGTGAGTTCAACGAGAAACACATATCGTGCAGTCAAACCAGTCATTAGAAACAAGAATCTCATCataaagaaatcaaagaaGGTAGCCGCATCAACTGATGGAATTTCAGAAACATCTTTTGAAGTAAACAGTGGTCAGGACCACATCTCTGGGCAATTTATCTGCCAAAGGTGTCAGTGCTCTTTGAGGGATACAAGTAAGAATTCTGGCAAGGATCCCCCAGATACTGCTCGTGCTAAATTTTTGACAGTTAGTATGGATTCTGATGCAAGCAGATCAGATTCAATTCCAACTGGTTTCGTTAACCAAAATACTTCAGTTTTTAAAACAAACATGACCCCCAAATCCTGTGAGAAAGGAGATATCTCTCTGAGCTCAAAGAGCAGCATTTGTGATTTTAGCAGTAGCACCACTAGTTTCAGTGAAGAGAGCAATCTAAGTGGATCGACTTGCAGCAGTAGACCACACATGTCAAAGGACACAAGGTGGGAAGCAATCAACCATATAAGAAAACAATATGGTTTTCTTGGGCTTAGTCActttaatttgttgaaaaaactTGGTTCTGGAGATATCGGTACAGTTTATCTTGCTGAACTGATAGGAACGAACAGCCCATTTGCGATAAAGGTAATGGATAATGAGTTCTTAGCAAGAAGGAAGAAGATGCCTAGGGCCCAAACTGAGAGAGAAATTCTCAGAATGCTGGACCACCCATTTCTCCCCACTCTTTATGCTCAGTTTACATCGGACAATTTATCATGTTTGGTAATGGAGTTTTGTCCTGGTGGAGATCTACATGTCCTCCGACAGAAGCAACCCGGCCGATATTTTCCTGAGCAGGCGGCAAG ATTCTACGTAGCTGAGGTCCTTCTTGCCCTCGAATATCTGCACATGCTCGGTATTGTGTACCGAGATCTTAAACCGGAGAACATTCTGGTACGTGAAGATGGTCATATCATGCTCACAGATTTTGACCTGTCACTAAGATGTTCCGTTAGCCCAACTCTCGTCAAATCATCTTCATCAGTAATGGAGCCACCTAGGGTCTCTGGTCCATGTGCCGGATCAAACTGCATTGATCCTTTCTGCACCGGACCTTCATGTAAGATGTCATGCTTTAGCCCTCGATTTTTACCTGCTGCAACAAGAGCAAGGAAGTTAAAAGCCGATGCTGTGGCCCAGGCAAGATCATTACCTCAGCTTGTAGCAGAGCCAACAGAGGCACGATCCAACTCCTTCGTTGGCACTCACGAGTACTTGGCTCCAGAGATCATTAAAGGAGAAGGCCACGGGAGTGCTGTTGATTGGTGGACACTGGGTGTTTTTCTTTACGAGCTGCTTTATGGGAAGACACCATTTAAAGGTGCTGGAAACGAAGAGACATTGGCAAATGTGGTCCTGCAGAACCTAAAATTTCCCAATGCCCCGATGGTTAGTTTTCAGGCTAGGGATCTCATTAGAGGCCTGTTAGTGAAGGAGCCTGAGAATCGGCTGGGAACAGAAACCGGAGCTGCTGAGATCAAAAGGCACCCGTTCTTTGAGGGCCTGAACTGGGCGCTGATACGCTGTGCCATTCCACCTCAGGTTCCAGAGTTCTACGACGTTGGAAATCCACAAGTAGCCTCTCTGGAGAAGGGGAAAAGGTTTCTGGACTATGGCGGCACTGGAGAGCACGTAGAGTTTGAGTTGTTCTAA